The region AAGGCATGACAGGAAGAGTGAATATCACATGGAAGTATATTGGGCTTCTTTAATAAGAACAGAAACTGACTGGCTTGAatagaaaaaggaatttattgtgaagatacaggGTCGCTATAGTCTATGGACTATAagggaagctaaaaaaaaaaaaattgggccaGAAGGACAAAAACCAAGCTAACTCCAGGCATCTGTGTAGCAGGCACTGGCAGGTTGCACTTTCAGGCCTCTGCTGAGATAAACCAACTCCATTCATTTACTGCCTTTGTTGTTATTCTCAAGCCCCATATTCCAGGGACAAAGTTTCTGATTGACTTGGCTTTGGTTGTGTGCCTGCGTCAGAGCTGGGGGAGAGCAGCACAGCAGACTAGGTGGGAAAAGGTAGAATCTTCCAAAGCAAAGTCACAGAACTGTCACCAGGAGGAGGAACGCTGCTGAGTGGCCAGAACAGAACAACAGAGGCTATGACAGACTACTCTACTAAGGTGCCAGTTAAGAGCCTGAACTATGTTAGAGTGCAGTCATTCCGCTGGGTATGGCAGAGAACTCATGGGTAAACCAAAATTAAATTAACTCTCTaactcacactctctctctctctctctctctctctctctctctctctctctctctccctctccctctctccctctctccctttctccctttctccctctccctccctcctcccccctccttccctccctccctcccttccttcctgtcttccctccctctccctctctctccctctccttctctctctccctctccttctctctctccctctctctccctctccttctctctctccctctccttctctctctccctctccttctctctctccctctccttctctctccccctctccttctctctccccctctccttctctctccccctctccttctctctccccctctccttctctctccccctctccttctctctccccctctccttctctctccccctctccttctctctccccctctccttctctctccctctccccgagagagagacactgaAAATGTGAGGAGATGGAATACAAGGTAGTAACATGACTCCTCTTGAGGGATCGGATAAGCTAGTCTGGCTTTGAAATCTGAGGAGGTTTAGATAATTTCTGGATATCTGCATTGTCACCAAGTGAGTGATGATAAGACTGAAACTCAGAGCCAGCTTCTGTCATCATCCAATGGTAAAATCAAATGGAGATGAGGGTGTGGGGATGCGCTCTgggtgcatttgtgtgtgtgtttatattccAAAGCCAAATGTAGATGGTTTGGATTTTTAACTAGGTGTTTGCCTTGTGTACATGCATTCCCTCTTTTTTTTACCAGTATCATGGTTAGGACTATAAAAGTAATCTCCAACATTCCAAAGGACCAGTGTTCCCAGAGTTGAGTTTTAGGTTAATGTTTTGGACGTAAGGAGACATCTTCCTATAGAGCTGGTGTGATGGTTTGGAGTGTGTGACTTTGGTGTGACTTTGACTAGTCCTGGAGCCAGCTGAATTTATAATGTATACCTTAGCTGTGATACCAGCCTGAGTTTCAGTTTCTAAAACTTGAAAGTAGGTGAGATTGTTTTGATCCTTTCCTGAACCCTCACTCACCTAATGCCCTTCTGAGTGCCATGTTGTGCTTTGCTTTCTTCTGCTCCTGTCACCAGAATGCTCTGTATTCCAAAATTGCCTCCCTTCCCTGTTTCCTGCAACTGATCTAACGTTTGAATAAAGAGGAAAGTATTTGCATTGAATTAATTTATGTTAAGATATGAGTTCCCCCAATCCCCTTTGCATTTATTGCCTGAGGAATTTGAGGTGAtgctatgaaataattttctggaaTCCAGTTATGAAGGGCTTTGTAACCATTCCAGGACATTGAAATTTGAGGCCATAGCAAGCCATTGGGAGTTTTTAAGCCACAACAAGATCAGATGAGCATTTCTGAAAAGTATCTGTAGTAGAAATGTGAAGAATGGAACCTTCACTATTAAGGCTGAatatcctttatccaaaatgctcAGGACCAGAAGGGTTTCACATATGAagttgttttggattttggagtatttgtGTTGTACTTACCAGTTCAGTCAATATCCATCCCtgatccaaaaatctgaaatgcttccaTGAGTATTCCCTTTGAGTGTCATGTGGGcactcaaaatattttagattttggagcatttcagatttcagactctttggattagggatactcaacctgtattataAGCATCAAGTGAGTGACAAATCCCAGGCCTTCCCTCGTGTCCCCACTATTAGCTCATCCATCCTCCCACCACCTGGCCAGTCAGTGGCTTCCTGATATTAGTATTCCCATAGCACCCTCTGTATCCTTCATCAAACTGTTGTCTGTCCTCCCATGGGAATATAAGGTACTGGGAAACAGGAAGCCACCAACTTACTCTTGTCCCCATCTCTAGTACCTCTTATGCTCCGTGGGGAATAGCAGGTGCCCACAAGCGTTtgtgagaggaaaaggaaggaaggaagatgtgCACTTGCCATATGGGAAGTGTTGTACATACCAGACTTTCAGTCATAGTGAATCTTTTGCCCCTCATAAAAATCCCACGTGGTGGGTAATGTTAGGCCTGTTTAACAGGTAAGGAAACTAATACTCAGAAAAGTTGGCTGATCTTTATCAAGGTTACATACCTAATaggtggcaaagccaggatttgagaTGAGTAGACAGAAGTGAAAAGCTCTTCTGTGGCACCATAATGTCTTCCATGAATTGTTAACAATAAAGATTCTTTCgttttgaaatttcagaaaacaacATGAAATAGAAACAATTCAGGCAGAGTTTGGGAAGACACTGTGTGCAAGGATCCAAGCGGTAAGCAAGTCAATCCTGTTTGAGAGTCTGGTTTTCCTGGGGGTTTCCTCAGCTTTTTGTGCTGCTCATAAATGGGCTTTTTCTTCTGGCTTTCACCCACTTTTCTTTTAAGAGTGCCGAGGTTTCTCCACTGTGACTGCAGTGGCAGAACTTCTGCACTGGAGAGTCAGGTGGAAGTgagcagggggaaggaggggacgtGGCCGGCAGTGGCGGTGCGTGTTTATGCGTAAACTGTGCTGCCCTCTGTAAGTCAGAGATCCTGATCACTCAGCATGAAGACATGCATGAACAATTGGACTTTAATGTGGCAGCAAGTTTGTTGAATCTAGATCAAAAAAACACATGAGGAGAAAGTACTGCCAGCAGCCATGCCAGCCATGTGTGAGTGCAGACGAGCAGAGAGGTCAAAGGGTAGAGGGTTCAGTCTGCGCACCCACCAGCCACAGGGGTCCTGCTGGGTTAGCTCAACACTTTCATAGCTTGTGGTTTTCCCCCTTTGGCCCACATTCTTAATGAGGCATTTTATATTGTTAATTGTTAAGCTCAGTAAATATACCTCCTATtggtaaaacataaaaatacaaaatgttaattGTCTATTTGCAGCTAGACCAGGAAAGGggccattatttttaaagtttaataattaaaatgtggaagCAAAGGCCTTAACATAAAGGGGAGACATCCACACTGTCCAGCTCTCTCTTTCCTGTCTCTTTAGGCATTGAGAGTCTCTAGATCCTGGGGTACTAGAGAGATTGGAAGATGTCACTCTCCTGTGTATAATCCTCAAATGGCCTATTTCAGCCCCCAGAGCCCACATGGCCTTCTCCTCCCGTGTTTGTCCCCATTGCTCCAACCAGATGAGACCACCTGCCATTCCCTTGCATACCTCATACTCTGTCTTATCTCTGTGATATTGCCCATGTTCCTCTTGTCCCTTGACATTCCCTTcacccttcctgcctgtctcttCCATGCATTCCCTGACTCCTCTATGAAACGCCTTTGCTGGCCTCCGACTCACCTGGATCCGATGCCATCATCTGTACAGCATCTCCACCTCTGCAGACATCCTGTGCTACTTAGCATGCTGGACCATGCTGACAGATTGACTCGTCCTGTTCATGCACAAAACTTTAAGCTCTGTAAGGCAGGGCCATGCTAGTTAGGTTGATATCCTCACGTCTAGTAGAGTTCTAGCATATCCTAGATGGATGCCCAACTGTGAGAAGCAGGTGATCTGGTAATTAAGAGCTCAGGCTCTGGGACCAGGCTCCCAGCTGTCTGGGTGACCTGAGGCAAATTACTTgacctctcagtgcctcagtttcctaatttgtacAACAGGGATGGTGACGGTGTCGAGCTCAGAAGATTatgtgagaattaaaagaaaccagaGGCAGTATGGTGTAGGCGTTAAAAGCTTAACCAGTTGATGTGAATCCTGCTCTGGTACTTATTATCTGTTTGACCTTAAGAGCAAGGTATTtaaccctctgtgcctcagttttctcctctgtcaaatgggggtgataatagtacctatctcctAGGGTTACTGTAAATATTGTgttgataaataaaaaagtgttGACTTTTGTGTATGTTGGCGCAGAGTAAGCACTcaaatattaagtattattaaGAACCTAATTAGTGTTTGAGTGAATAGAGTGGAAAATACATACTGTAAAGTTATTCTGCAGGGCTGTATCAGAAATTTGGACATCCTTTACTACTGTTCATGCAGGCAGTCTTATTGCTGACTGAGTGGAGGTTACAGTCATGAATAGTTTGAAACTCCCAAAATATTTAGGGACAGTGAATATTTCTCTCACGGCTTAACTCTGAGTGACTTTATTATTGTTCCCTAATTCTCATTCAAGGAAGATAGAAGCCTGTAGTTCAAGAGATTAGAAGCAGTTTTTTAGAGCAGAAATAGGGATCATGATAATTTGAAGACAGCataaagaaacttttctaaacaaTGAAAAGTGAGGAAAATGTTGCCTTTTGGCCATAGGGTACAGGTGGCATGTGGAGTACCATTTTCTTTGTGTCCACGCATGCAGAGCATCTCACGTGGTTTAGTCTTCACACGTTCCTTGGCCTTTACCTATGGCTGCAAGTTCTAGTGGTCTTGTAGTTTGGCCTCCCCCaaaagcagaccctgagacaaggaTTCAGATTTGAGGAGTGGTCCCAGGAAgcacaggaaaggaaacaggAGAGTAAAGCAGGGAAGGACGCTCATAACGGACATTAATGAACAGGCTGCTGCTCACATGGAAGGTATCAAAACCgaattctttaaagaaatctCAACTTCTGATTTTTCTATCAAACTCCATCTCTAGTTGTTCAGGCAGAATCCTTAACTCCTCACCTTCTCTGTCCAGTCCATTAGGAACCCTGGTGGCTCTCTCTGCCTCACCTCCCCTGCTGCTTGCCACCTGGAACCCAGCCATAGTCCCCTCTCACCTGGACCATTGTAGTGGACTCTGAGCCACTTGCCCACTTccaccctggccctgcctgtgGCCGGGTCTCAACAACATAGAGCAATCCTTTGAAAACATAATTCGGGTCTTGGTCAGTCCTTGCTCAGAGTCTTCCAGTGGCTGTCCATTTCACACAGATTAACAAGTGTAGCTCCAGCGGTCCCCCAGCCCTAGACAGTCTGTCTCCTCATTGCCTCTCAGGTTCATCATCCAGAGCCGGCAGCACACCCTGCTCCCGccctgctgtttcctctgctctTCCGTCTGCAGTCACATTCTTTCCCTCAGGTCCCCCGGGGCTCCTCCCTCGCCTGCCTCCTTCAGGTCCTCTCAGATGCCATTCTGTTGAGTGAGTGAATGGCGGGAGACGTTCCTGGTGCGGTCTAAGTGTGTGGTAGGTGCTGAACAAATGGTAGCTGTTACtatctcttttaattctcacagtagCATTGTGtggtagctgctattattatcccagttttatggtggggaaaactgaggcccagagtggttGGTTAGCCTGGAACACTGGCTCTCAGACTGTCTTGGCTCTGACCAAGGGAAGGAATACATTTTACATCTCAGCCCAGTACGTGCTGCGTGTGTGGATATGCATGTATGTGACCGGAATGGtcacatacatatgcatgttccggttatacatatgcatgtataacCGGAACAAAAGTTTCTCAAGCTCTCAGTGGGCCTTACTACATTTGATACattgacatttttctcttctgtcctagttgttttatttattttttaattgctagCTTAAAACCTCAAAATGGAGTCTAAGAACCTCTTTTGACAAAGActtgtctgtgcttttgaatCTCTATCTGTTGCTTTTCCCTGTGGCAGCACCTGAACTAGCTTTGTCAAAAATTTAGTGCGAAACTGCTCAGTACATAGTTAAGTCGATACATGGGGCATTGTAAGGTTCTTTTTCGGCTGGCCTCTGTGAAAGATGGTAAGGGTTTCTTTACACAAATGGATGCATGATTATAAAGTGTAATAGGATTAAGGGAGAAATTAAAATGGCTAACAGGGAAGACTAAGGAAGGGaaagtatttatattaaataatcacAAATAGAGGAAGGGATATTTGCTATTCAGAATGAAAGATGGTAGCAGGGATGAACAGAAACTCAGTGCAGTCCAACCAAGGCAGCTGTTTGTGGACAGGCTAAAGGCACTATCCCCAGAAGCAAATTCATGCCTCTGAATCAGTTAAATTGAATCAGCATCTTAACAGGGAGTTGGAATAATATTCAAAAAGTTTTGTACTATTTTGGTCACTCCCAGGTTGGCAGCCTAGGACACTCTAGTTTGTGGCTCTTCTGAAGAGCCTGGAGGCTGGGGTGACAGCAAAGGCCAGAAGAGAACCTACAAATGTGCTGGGGCCAAGTTTGGTTTATCTACAGCTTGCCCTCTAGAGAAAGATAAAACTATCACAAATAATCTTAGTTACTTTGGATCCAttttgatgttaaaaataaatgttctgacaacattttaaagaaaagatagcattataaaatcaaatgaaagagATGAGGTGTTTAAATAACAAAAGTCTAAGTGAAGGGTCACAGGTCAAATACAGAGAATCAGGTGTCATCTCTGTGAATTGGCTTTGTCTTCATCGAGAACATGGTGGGATAATCTGGACCCTTTTTCTTTGATACTGAATGAAATACCTATTAATCCTGCAATTTCTGAAAGTTAATTACATAACATTTGTTGAGATTTCTTTGCATGAAATTTTTGCAACAACCCTGCAAGAGGGTATAGTTGCTGTTCCCATCCCACACGAGGCGCCTGCCACACGGGGGCTGACAAACGCTCAAGGACAGTCAGCTCGCCAGGGGGGAGCCGGCAGCTCCGCCACATATCTGGTGCCAGAGCATGCACTCGGCCACCGAGCCTCTTCTTCTCTTCAGATTTGAAGAGAATGTCAGTGAAGTCTCAGTTTAAACCCCTTAATTACATTTAGAGCCAGACTAATGTTTCTTTTTGTGCTCATGTTCAAAATGTGATTTGGTAAGAAAGTAGTATTCAAGAGATTGCAAAGTAATTAGcctaagaaggaaaataaacttttagtcTTTAATGCTTCTAACCTTTATTAAACACTTGGATTAGTAGTCATTAGCAAAtgactttctctttttccaaattCCTTCCTATTTTTAAAGCTCCGATGAGACCACTACTCTGCAACCCATTGTTAACAATTCACATTACATTTAAGTATAtacaataataaaactattttctttcagaattacaGGCTTTAGGGGTTTGATAATTCATACTTACTCtctgaattaataataaaacaaagcatcAAATGGATAAGGTGCCTAAATAATAcgcctttattttcaaatattgcttGCCCTATCTACCTGCCAAGTTCTAGCATCCTTTTTGATAGTGTACAAATGCTTTAGTTATAGTCTTTAATTCCTAAAATTCTTTAATGTTAATATGATGACATGATTAAACCCTGAggcttattttacatttttccctgTTACTTAAGTAAGTGTGTCATCCAAAAAGCTTTTGTCAGCCTATGGTCTACATAGTATTGGCACCTAACAAAAGACAGCTGATGTTCCCTGCCCTTAGAAGCCCTTCCTGTCGGGAAGGACTTTGCCCCACTTTATTCatgataattttacattttgtctttTAGATAAAGCCACGCCATGGAGGGATTGCTGCATTACATCAACCCGGCACATGCCATTTCCCTCCTGAGCGCCCTCAATGAGGAGCGCCTCAAAGGACAGCTCTGCGACGTGCTGCTTATTGTCGGAGACCAGAAGTTTCGAGCTCATAAAAATGTCTTGGCTGCTAGCAGCGAATACTTTCAGAGTTTattcacaaataaggaaaatgagtCACAAACTGTATTTCAGCTTGACTTTTGTGAGCCAGATGCTTTTGATAACGTTTTAAACTACATTTATTCTTCCTCTTTATTTGTTGAGAAGAGCAGCCTTGCTGCTGTGCAAGAACTTGGCTATAGCCTTGGGATTTCCTTCCTTACTAACATTGTTTCTAAGACTCCTCAAGCCCCTTTTCCAACGTGTCCTAATAGAAAAAAAGTGTTTGTAGAAGATGATGAAAACAGTTCTCAAAAGAGAAGTGTCATTGTTTGTCAAAGTAGAAACGAAGCACAAGGAAAAACTGTTAGTCAAAATCAACCCGATCCAAGCCATACTTCCCGGCCCTCACCTAGCATTGCAGTCAAGGCCAATATCATTAAGCCACATGTTCCAAAACCAATTGAGCCACTTCACAATTTGTCATTAACTGAAAAGAGCTGGCCAAAAGATAGTTCTGTGGGATATGCAAAGTCTCTTGAGCACTCTGGATCTTTGGATGATCCTAATAGAAGCAGTTTGGTGAAAAGAAATGCAGTATTGCCTTCAAAACCTCTGCAAGACAGAGAAACTATGGATGATAAACCAGGTGTAAGTGGTCAGCTTCCAAAAGGAAAAGCTATAGAGCTAGCTTTGAAAAGACCGCGGCCACCTGTTTTATCTCTCCGTAGCTCGTCAGAGACTCCCTATCTGTTAAAAGAAACTAGCAAAGGCAGTGGCCAAGGTGAAGATAGAAACTTGTTGTACTATTCAAAGTTAGGCTTAGTGATCCCATCCAGTGGGTCTGGGTCTGGAAACCAAAGCATCGACAGGAGTGGCCCACTTGTTAAGAGTCTGCTCAGACGGTCATTGTCCATGGATAGCCAGGTTCCTGTCTATTCACCCTCCATAGAGCTGAAATCTTCCCAGGGATCATCTTCGGTGTCAAATGATGCACCAGGGAGCGTGTTGTGTGCTTTATCTCAAAAGTCATCCTTAAAAGACGGTGGTGAAAAAGCAGCCCTAGATGACAGGCCTCAGGTGCTACAGCCGCGTCGCCTCAGGTCCTTTAGCGCTTCTCAGtcgacagacagggagggagccTCACCTGTGACGGAGGTGCGCATAAAGACCGAGCCCAGCAGCCCGCTGTCGGACCCCTCAGACATCATCCGCGTCACTGTGGGAGACGCCGCGGCAGCAGCAACCTCGTCACCGTCAGTCACAAGGGACCTGTCCCTCAAAACAGAAGACCAGAAAGACATGAGCAGACTCCCAGCAAAAAGGAGGTTCCAAGCGGACAGAAGATTGCCCTTTAAGAAGTTAAAGGTGAATGAGCAGGGCTCTCCTGTGTCAGAGGACAACTTTGAGGAAGGCTCCAGCCCCACTGTCCTCGAGGCAGATTTCCCAGATTCGGATTTGAATAAAGACGAATTTGGTGAGTTGGAGGGGGCGAGaccaaacaaaaaatttaaatgcaaacatTGCCTTAAGATCTTTAGATCAACTGCAGGTCTTCACCGTCATGCTAACATGTACCATAACCCCGAAAAGCCCTACGCTTGTGACATCTGTCACAAGAGGTTTCACACCAACTTCAAAGTGTGGACACATTGTCAGACCCAACACGGCATAGTGAAGAACCCATCACCAGCCTCTAGTGCCCATGCTGTTTTGGATGAGAAATTCCAAAGAAAGCTGATTGacatagtgagagagagagagattaagaaaGCCCTGATCATTAAGTTAAGGCGCGGCAAGCCTGGCTTTCAGGGACAGAGTAGTTCCCAGGCACAGCAAGCCATCAAGAGGAACTTGCGGTCTCGAGCCAAAGGAGCGTACGTTTGTACTTACTGTGGAAAAGCATACCGCTTTCTTTCTCAATTTAAGCAGCACATAAAAATGCACCCAGGAGAAAAACCCCTTGGAGTAAATAAAGTTGCTAAGCCAAAAGAGCATGCTCCTCTTGCAAGTCCAGTAGGAAACAAGGAGGTTTACCAGTGCCGCCTCTGTAATGCTAAGCTCTCTTCTCTCCTAGAGCAAGGAAGCCACGAGCGGCTATGCCGGAACGCCGCCGTCTGCCCTTACTGCAGCCTCAGGTTTTTCTCGCCCGAGCTGAAGCAGGAGCACGAGCACGAGTGTGAGTATAAGAAGCTGACCTGCCTGGAGTGCATGCGCACCTTCAAGTCCTCCTTCAGCATCTGGCGGCACCAGGTCGAGGTCCACAACCAGAACAGCATGGCCCCGGCCGGAAACCTCTCTCTGCCCGCTCTGGACCACAATGGCGACGCGGCTGGCTCTTCaaggccccaggcccagcccgaGCCAAATAAAGTAAACCATGTTGTCACCACAAAAGATGACAATGTGTTCAGTGACTCTTCAGAGCAAGTTAACTTCGATTCGGAGGATTCCTCTTGTCTCCCTGAGGACCTTAGTCTTTCTAAGCAACTGAAAATCCAGGTCAAAGAGGAGCCCgtggaggaggctgaggaagaggccTCCGAGGCCAGCGCGGCCCCCAGAGAAGCAGGGCCGAGCAAAGACGCCAGCCTGTGGCCCTGTGAGAAGTGCGGGAAGGTGTTCACGGTGCACAAGCAGCTGGAGCGGCACCAGGAGCTTCTGTGCTCCGTGAAGCCGTTCATCTGTCACGTGTGCAACAAAGCTTTCCGCACTAACTTTCGGCTCTGGAGTCACTTCCAGTCACACATGTCTCAGACTGCAGAGGAGTCCGCACATAAAGAATCCGAAGCGTGCCCCGTTCCCACAAACTCGCCctccccgccgcccctgcccccgccgccACCGCTGCCCAAGATCCAGCCCCTGGAGCCCGACAGCCCCACAGGCTTGTCTGAAAACCCGGCTCCGGCCACAGAGAAGCTGTTCGTCCCCCAAGAATCAGACACCCTTTTTTACCACGCCCCACCCCTTTCAGCAATCACATTTAAAAGACAGTTTATGTGTAAACTTTGCCACAGGACATTCAAGACTGCATTTAGTCTTTGGAGCCATGAACAAACACACAATTGAAAGACCAACACTTTTAGCCTATTATGAAATGGGGGGCAGTCTCCAGATTTCAACCTGAATTGTGAAATGTgtcataagaaacaaaatattttttaagaaagaataataaatgttgaaaattgTTATGCTTGAATTTAAGTTTGAGATAAACTGATACTAGTGATGTCCTTACTCAActttagaaataaactttttaaaatattgtggtcTTGGACCTTCAAGGAACAAGATAGTTTGATCTCATTAGCATTGAGGTTGGATTCATCTTCATGGTTTGCATGGTTTCTCCTCATTCCATGGTGTCAGCATAATCATTTAATTGAGGTTTTCGGTTTTTTTACTGATTTGTAATTAGTGGGGTACTATcaaagtatttcttcttttgattatttcagaCACCTAAGTTCTAGTAAAATCTTAACCATGTTCTTAAGACCAAAATAGGAAGAAGTGGAGTAGTTTGCAGTATTGATTTAGATCTTAGAATactttagcaataaaaaaatgataaacctCAACTTTAATAAGTTATCCTGAcacttgatgaatatttggtatTTTGTGGTCACGTA is a window of Microcebus murinus isolate Inina chromosome 1, M.murinus_Inina_mat1.0, whole genome shotgun sequence DNA encoding:
- the ZBTB21 gene encoding zinc finger and BTB domain-containing protein 21 isoform X1 — encoded protein: MEGLLHYINPAHAISLLSALNEERLKGQLCDVLLIVGDQKFRAHKNVLAASSEYFQSLFTNKENESQTVFQLDFCEPDAFDNVLNYIYSSSLFVEKSSLAAVQELGYSLGISFLTNIVSKTPQAPFPTCPNRKKVFVEDDENSSQKRSVIVCQSRNEAQGKTVSQNQPDPSHTSRPSPSIAVKANIIKPHVPKPIEPLHNLSLTEKSWPKDSSVGYAKSLEHSGSLDDPNRSSLVKRNAVLPSKPLQDRETMDDKPGVSGQLPKGKAIELALKRPRPPVLSLRSSSETPYLLKETSKGSGQGEDRNLLYYSKLGLVIPSSGSGSGNQSIDRSGPLVKSLLRRSLSMDSQVPVYSPSIELKSSQGSSSVSNDAPGSVLCALSQKSSLKDGGEKAALDDRPQVLQPRRLRSFSASQSTDREGASPVTEVRIKTEPSSPLSDPSDIIRVTVGDAAAAATSSPSVTRDLSLKTEDQKDMSRLPAKRRFQADRRLPFKKLKVNEQGSPVSEDNFEEGSSPTVLEADFPDSDLNKDEFGELEGARPNKKFKCKHCLKIFRSTAGLHRHANMYHNPEKPYACDICHKRFHTNFKVWTHCQTQHGIVKNPSPASSAHAVLDEKFQRKLIDIVREREIKKALIIKLRRGKPGFQGQSSSQAQQAIKRNLRSRAKGAYVCTYCGKAYRFLSQFKQHIKMHPGEKPLGVNKVAKPKEHAPLASPVGNKEVYQCRLCNAKLSSLLEQGSHERLCRNAAVCPYCSLRFFSPELKQEHEHECEYKKLTCLECMRTFKSSFSIWRHQVEVHNQNSMAPAGNLSLPALDHNGDAAGSSRPQAQPEPNKVNHVVTTKDDNVFSDSSEQVNFDSEDSSCLPEDLSLSKQLKIQVKEEPVEEAEEEASEASAAPREAGPSKDASLWPCEKCGKVFTVHKQLERHQELLCSVKPFICHVCNKAFRTNFRLWSHFQSHMSQTAEESAHKESEACPVPTNSPSPPPLPPPPPLPKIQPLEPDSPTGLSENPAPATEKLFVPQESDTLFYHAPPLSAITFKRQFMCKLCHRTFKTAFSLWSHEQTHN
- the ZBTB21 gene encoding zinc finger and BTB domain-containing protein 21 isoform X2, with amino-acid sequence MEGLLHYINPAHAISLLSALNEERLKGQLCDVLLIVGDQKFRAHKNVLAASSEYFQSLFTNKENESQTVFQLDFCEPDAFDNVLNYIYSSSLFVEKSSLAAVQELGYSLGISFLTNIVSKTPQAPFPTCPNRKKVFVEDDENSSQKRSVIVCQSRNEAQGKTVSQNQPDPSHTSRPSPSIAVKANIIKPHVPKPIEPLHNLSLTEKSWPKDSSVGYAKSLEHSGSLDDPNRSSLVKRNAVLPSKPLQDRETMDDKPGVSGQLPKGKAIELALKRPRPPVLSLRSSSETPYLLKETSKGSGQGEDRNLLYYSKLGLVIPSSGSGSGNQSIDRSGPLVKSLLRRSLSMDSQVPVYSPSIELKSSQGSSSVSNDAPGSVLCALSQKSSLKDGGEKAALDDRPQVLQPRRLRSFSASQSTDREGASPVTEVRIKTEPSSPLSDPSDIIRVTVGDAAAAATSSPSVTRDLSLKTEDQKDMSRLPAKRRFQADRRLPFKKLKVNEQGSPVSEDNFEEGSSPTVLEADFPDSDLNKDEFEQGSHERLCRNAAVCPYCSLRFFSPELKQEHEHECEYKKLTCLECMRTFKSSFSIWRHQVEVHNQNSMAPAGNLSLPALDHNGDAAGSSRPQAQPEPNKVNHVVTTKDDNVFSDSSEQVNFDSEDSSCLPEDLSLSKQLKIQVKEEPVEEAEEEASEASAAPREAGPSKDASLWPCEKCGKVFTVHKQLERHQELLCSVKPFICHVCNKAFRTNFRLWSHFQSHMSQTAEESAHKESEACPVPTNSPSPPPLPPPPPLPKIQPLEPDSPTGLSENPAPATEKLFVPQESDTLFYHAPPLSAITFKRQFMCKLCHRTFKTAFSLWSHEQTHN